The following are encoded together in the Halopiger aswanensis genome:
- a CDS encoding helix-turn-helix domain-containing protein, producing the protein MSTIAKIAIPAAEFALRHTLEESGDVDVEIERVVAYDPDHVMPYVWFSGDESTLSAVDERLEADPSVEAFELLTDLDDERLYRMNWVDDVTVMIHLLTEEKATVLDAWVEGTQWQFRVLFPERESLSNVYEFATDEGMSLSIQKIHRVEEDRHNRYDLTDAQYETLVAALERGYYEIPRGMDMENLSNELGVSHQALSERLRRAHRTLVEEVVSIGPEREGA; encoded by the coding sequence ATGAGTACGATTGCCAAGATCGCCATTCCCGCCGCGGAGTTCGCGCTGCGCCACACGCTCGAGGAGAGCGGCGACGTCGACGTCGAGATCGAGCGCGTCGTCGCCTACGATCCGGACCACGTCATGCCCTACGTCTGGTTTTCCGGCGACGAATCGACGCTATCGGCCGTCGACGAGCGCCTCGAGGCCGACCCGAGCGTCGAGGCGTTCGAACTGCTGACCGACCTCGACGACGAGCGACTCTACCGGATGAACTGGGTCGACGACGTAACCGTGATGATCCACCTGCTGACCGAAGAGAAAGCGACGGTGCTCGACGCCTGGGTCGAGGGCACGCAGTGGCAGTTTCGGGTGCTCTTTCCCGAACGCGAGTCGCTGTCGAACGTCTACGAGTTCGCGACCGACGAAGGGATGTCGCTCTCCATCCAGAAGATCCACCGCGTCGAGGAGGATCGGCACAACCGGTACGATCTGACCGACGCCCAGTACGAGACGCTGGTCGCGGCCCTCGAGCGCGGCTACTACGAGATTCCCCGCGGGATGGACATGGAGAACCTCTCGAACGAACTCGGCGTCTCCCACCAGGCGCTGTCGGAGCGACTCCGGCGCGCCCACCGGACGCTCGTCGAGGAGGTCGTCAGCATCGGCCCGGAACGCGAGGGGGCGTGA
- the moaA gene encoding GTP 3',8-cyclase MoaA, which produces MLTDEFGREVTGVRVSLTDRCNFDCVYCHNEGLGDTRGPMDPQDDEMDTDDVVRFLEVAAEFDVDAVKFTGGEPMLRQDLEEIIERTPDQMEVSLTTNGTFLPGRAEALVDAGLERVNVSQDALDPADFAEITKSGAYEKVLEGVDAALEAGLDPVKLNMVVFEHTAGYVPEMVDHVAKHDGLQLQLIEYMPELTGKPEWNIDIERVHNWLAERAVDVEHREMHDRRRYWIAEGSVDDEDVTDVALDAADRSELGMVEIVDPVENPTFCANCHRVRVTHEGYLKGCLNRNDDLKSMGEMSKPEIREAFREVVANRVPYYGEYMVKNDDGEWVVNDEYIEEYAQA; this is translated from the coding sequence ATGCTCACCGACGAGTTCGGACGCGAGGTCACGGGCGTCCGCGTCTCCCTTACCGATCGGTGCAACTTCGACTGCGTCTACTGCCACAACGAGGGGCTGGGTGACACGCGGGGGCCGATGGATCCGCAGGACGACGAGATGGACACCGACGACGTCGTCCGGTTTCTCGAGGTCGCCGCCGAGTTCGACGTCGACGCCGTCAAGTTCACCGGGGGCGAGCCGATGCTCCGTCAGGATCTCGAGGAGATCATCGAACGCACGCCCGACCAGATGGAGGTGTCGCTGACGACCAACGGCACGTTCCTGCCGGGCCGCGCCGAGGCCTTGGTCGACGCCGGCTTAGAGCGGGTCAACGTCTCCCAGGACGCGCTCGATCCCGCCGATTTCGCCGAGATCACGAAAAGCGGCGCCTACGAGAAGGTGCTCGAGGGGGTCGACGCCGCGCTCGAGGCCGGGCTGGACCCGGTCAAGCTCAACATGGTCGTCTTCGAGCACACGGCGGGCTACGTGCCCGAGATGGTCGACCACGTCGCGAAACACGACGGGCTCCAGCTCCAGCTCATCGAGTACATGCCCGAACTGACGGGCAAGCCGGAGTGGAACATCGACATCGAGCGGGTCCACAACTGGCTCGCGGAACGAGCCGTCGACGTCGAACACCGGGAGATGCACGACCGGCGTCGATACTGGATCGCCGAGGGATCGGTCGACGACGAGGACGTCACCGACGTCGCGCTGGACGCCGCGGACCGATCGGAACTCGGCATGGTCGAAATCGTCGACCCCGTCGAGAACCCCACGTTCTGCGCGAACTGCCACCGCGTCCGCGTCACCCACGAGGGCTACCTGAAGGGCTGTCTCAACCGCAACGACGACCTCAAGTCGATGGGCGAGATGTCCAAACCCGAGATTCGCGAGGCCTTCCGCGAGGTCGTCGCGAACCGCGTTCCCTACTACGGCGAGTACATGGTCAAAAACGACGACGGCGAGTGGGTGGTCAACGACGAGTACATCGAGGAGTACGCGCAGGCCTGA
- a CDS encoding DUF7519 family protein produces the protein MNSATAATETASDDSAGERERAETGTEGDDEAGDGANIDITRKPTRVASVAAGLAALVGVFAGAGSPAGLGFGAVGALVLAAALVLGHRTAADVGAVALFFGVVAGGLEATPVAVTIVGTIATVLAWDFAHTAIDVGDQLGREARTIRLEAVAIVSSLLVGLVTGTIGYAVYVAGAGSQPVAAVVLLLVAGLLVTIGLGSDRDRSGSRRSGRSSRSRRR, from the coding sequence ATGAATAGTGCAACAGCAGCGACCGAGACAGCGAGTGACGACAGCGCGGGCGAGCGCGAACGGGCCGAGACTGGGACCGAGGGCGACGACGAGGCCGGGGACGGCGCCAACATCGACATCACGCGCAAACCGACCCGCGTCGCAAGCGTCGCCGCCGGGCTGGCCGCGCTCGTCGGCGTCTTCGCCGGCGCCGGTTCGCCGGCCGGTCTCGGGTTCGGTGCCGTCGGGGCGCTCGTCCTCGCCGCTGCGCTCGTGCTCGGCCACCGGACGGCGGCCGACGTCGGCGCGGTCGCGCTCTTCTTCGGCGTCGTCGCCGGCGGCCTCGAGGCGACGCCCGTCGCGGTGACGATCGTCGGCACGATCGCGACCGTGCTGGCGTGGGACTTCGCCCACACCGCGATCGACGTCGGCGACCAACTCGGTCGAGAAGCGCGAACGATCCGCCTCGAGGCCGTTGCGATCGTCTCGAGTTTGCTGGTCGGGCTGGTGACGGGGACGATCGGCTACGCGGTGTACGTCGCCGGTGCGGGCAGCCAGCCGGTCGCGGCCGTCGTTCTATTGCTGGTCGCCGGGTTGCTCGTGACGATCGGGCTCGGGTCGGACCGCGACCGGTCGGGATCGCGGCGTTCGGGTCGCTCGAGTCGGTCGCGGCGGCGCTGA
- a CDS encoding DUF58 domain-containing protein translates to MTAITGRRLALVFGVLAFVGAIAISAGVVAVPLDGWVVLVVGLLATGIGIVAVFRRRGVRRQADTPTPEQRTPVPAPGATVSDAIGEFRTMAGEYSTGSRRIASGLRLAAIAALTRFGGYSAEEAADRIDDGSWTDDATAAAFLSEKKDTSASLGDWLPRLLNPGRDTSFQAGVRHAVAAIAAIGYTTEDADTDDDSRSLPAYADERIDRTSGDSRTSARSISGVESTTQRPTNYWTGIGVVALFAVGIGALAESPGVVLAGVVGVGYAGFSRAFEPPELELAIARELSDDDPEPGDEIDVVVTITNESGRFVPDLRLVDGVPPGLAVVDGSNRLGTALRPHESVSLEYTVAVRRGTHEFDPALAIVRDLSRSREREFLVGSETTVVCEPVLRPIEAPVPLRATAASFAGRLTTDEGGAGTTFHSVREYRAGDPLSRVDWNRRAKTGELATLEFHEERAARVVVLIDARKAAFLAPDPDGTHAVDRSVAAAGRIAASLLADGDTVGLAALGPIGREFEAGAPTDGDPCWLAPASGRHHEIHFQDLLATHPQFDSTPPRSESRWLPQLRTIRRRLSAETQIVLLTPLCDTGAVTIARRLESRGHPVTVVSPDPTADRTAGQQLSAVARRIRQFDLQRIGIPVIDWPADETIDDVFARYARAGGRA, encoded by the coding sequence ATGACAGCAATCACCGGCCGCCGGCTCGCGCTCGTCTTCGGCGTGCTGGCGTTCGTCGGCGCGATCGCCATCAGTGCCGGCGTCGTCGCCGTCCCGCTGGACGGCTGGGTCGTCCTGGTCGTCGGCCTCCTCGCGACGGGGATCGGCATCGTCGCCGTGTTCCGCCGGCGCGGCGTACGACGGCAGGCCGACACGCCGACGCCGGAACAGCGAACGCCGGTTCCCGCACCCGGCGCGACGGTCTCCGACGCGATCGGCGAGTTCCGAACGATGGCCGGCGAGTACTCCACCGGCAGCCGACGGATCGCCAGTGGGCTGCGCCTCGCAGCGATCGCCGCGCTGACCCGATTCGGCGGATACTCGGCAGAGGAAGCGGCCGACCGGATCGACGACGGCTCCTGGACGGACGACGCGACGGCGGCCGCGTTCCTCTCGGAGAAAAAGGACACGTCCGCGTCGCTCGGCGACTGGCTCCCGCGGCTGTTGAACCCCGGGCGCGATACGTCGTTCCAGGCGGGCGTCCGTCACGCCGTCGCCGCCATCGCCGCGATCGGATACACTACCGAGGACGCGGACACCGACGACGACTCGAGGTCGCTGCCCGCCTACGCGGACGAGCGAATCGATCGCACCAGCGGGGACTCGCGGACGAGCGCCAGATCGATCTCGGGCGTCGAATCGACCACACAGCGGCCGACGAACTACTGGACGGGGATCGGCGTCGTCGCGCTCTTCGCCGTCGGAATCGGCGCGCTCGCGGAATCGCCCGGCGTCGTGCTCGCCGGGGTCGTCGGCGTCGGCTACGCGGGATTCTCCCGTGCGTTCGAACCCCCGGAACTGGAGCTCGCCATCGCGCGCGAACTGAGCGACGACGACCCCGAACCGGGCGACGAGATCGACGTCGTCGTCACGATCACGAACGAGAGCGGGCGGTTCGTCCCGGATCTCCGCCTCGTCGACGGCGTCCCGCCCGGCCTGGCCGTCGTCGACGGCTCGAACCGCCTCGGCACCGCGTTGCGACCCCACGAATCGGTCTCCCTCGAGTACACGGTCGCCGTCCGCCGGGGCACCCACGAGTTCGATCCCGCGCTCGCGATCGTGCGCGACCTCTCGCGGTCGCGAGAACGGGAGTTCCTCGTCGGCAGCGAGACGACGGTGGTGTGCGAACCGGTGCTGCGGCCGATCGAGGCGCCGGTGCCGCTGCGGGCCACCGCGGCGTCGTTCGCCGGGCGCCTGACGACCGACGAGGGCGGCGCCGGGACGACGTTCCACTCGGTGCGGGAGTATCGTGCGGGCGATCCGCTCTCGCGAGTCGACTGGAACCGTCGCGCGAAGACGGGCGAACTCGCGACCCTCGAGTTCCACGAGGAGCGGGCGGCCCGCGTGGTCGTCCTGATCGATGCGCGGAAAGCGGCGTTCCTCGCGCCCGACCCCGACGGCACTCACGCCGTCGACCGCTCGGTCGCCGCCGCGGGGCGGATCGCGGCCTCGCTGCTAGCCGACGGCGACACTGTCGGGCTCGCGGCGCTCGGGCCGATCGGCAGGGAGTTCGAAGCGGGCGCGCCGACCGACGGCGACCCCTGCTGGCTCGCGCCGGCGTCGGGTCGCCACCACGAGATTCACTTCCAGGACCTGCTCGCGACGCATCCGCAGTTCGATTCGACGCCGCCGCGCTCGGAGAGCCGCTGGCTGCCCCAACTCCGGACGATCCGGCGCCGACTCTCCGCGGAAACCCAGATCGTCCTGCTGACGCCGCTGTGTGACACCGGCGCCGTCACGATCGCGCGGCGACTCGAGTCGCGGGGCCACCCCGTGACGGTCGTGAGTCCGGATCCGACGGCCGACCGGACGGCGGGCCAGCAGCTCTCGGCCGTCGCCCGCCGGATCCGGCAGTTCGACCTCCAGCGGATCGGGATTCCGGTGATCGACTGGCCGGCCGACGAGACGATCGACGACGTGTTCGCGCGCTACGCGCGCGCAGGTGGTCGCGCATGA
- a CDS encoding DUF4129 domain-containing protein, with amino-acid sequence MSRDTRLVRLLAAVSAIAAIALAAATIENPLETGGAEGGVGPGEGGGPGQQPSPTQPVVGGDPPVFLEYLLYAVLIIIAVALVWYLLAYRRDAVKMIAVVLAVCLVGALLFAVLFQGFSPELDSQPVEEPATVNNSSGGGDFGSGEGETDSFSTGPLLFVLSVITAIFVGGLLVSRRGGNSESDAPPVVENEPDESGTDAAAVGSAAGRAADRIDGAATDVDNEIYRAWKEMTDLLEVDRPDSSTPREFATAAVEAGIDREYVDELTRLFEDVRYGDAETTPEMETRAVDVLRRIEDEYASGDERTDGGTSSDSGTETDESGGGGR; translated from the coding sequence GTGTCAAGAGATACACGTCTCGTTCGACTCCTCGCCGCGGTCAGCGCGATCGCTGCGATCGCGCTCGCGGCCGCGACCATCGAGAATCCGCTCGAGACCGGCGGTGCCGAGGGTGGCGTCGGTCCGGGAGAGGGCGGCGGTCCCGGGCAACAGCCGTCGCCCACCCAACCCGTCGTCGGCGGCGATCCGCCGGTGTTTCTCGAGTATCTCCTGTACGCGGTACTAATTATCATCGCAGTCGCACTCGTCTGGTACCTGCTCGCGTACCGTCGGGACGCCGTCAAGATGATCGCCGTCGTGCTGGCCGTTTGCCTCGTCGGCGCCCTCCTGTTTGCGGTTCTGTTCCAGGGGTTCTCGCCCGAACTCGATTCCCAACCGGTCGAGGAGCCGGCGACGGTGAACAACTCGAGCGGCGGGGGTGATTTCGGCTCCGGCGAGGGCGAGACCGACTCCTTCTCGACCGGCCCGCTGTTGTTCGTCCTCTCGGTCATCACCGCGATCTTCGTCGGCGGGCTCCTCGTGAGCCGACGCGGCGGAAACTCGGAATCGGACGCGCCACCCGTCGTCGAGAACGAGCCCGACGAGTCCGGAACCGATGCCGCGGCCGTCGGGAGCGCGGCCGGTCGCGCTGCCGATCGAATCGACGGCGCAGCGACCGACGTCGACAACGAGATCTACCGCGCCTGGAAGGAGATGACCGACCTCCTCGAGGTCGACCGGCCGGATTCGAGCACTCCGCGGGAGTTCGCTACGGCTGCGGTCGAGGCGGGAATCGACCGCGAGTACGTCGACGAACTCACGCGCCTGTTCGAGGACGTGCGGTACGGCGACGCCGAGACGACGCCCGAGATGGAAACGCGCGCGGTCGACGTGTTGCGCCGGATCGAAGACGAGTACGCATCTGGAGACGAACGAACGGACGGCGGAACGAGCAGCGACTCGGGAACGGAGACAGACGAGAGCGGAGGTGGTGGCCGATGA
- a CDS encoding 30S ribosomal protein S13 produces MSAEEPQEQEEDEDLQYFVRIGQTDLDGTKSVERSLTEMNGIGHRTARIIAQEAGVDRTATFGRLDDDVIDEVVELVENYADEVPDWLNNRPEDFYTGETTHEIGNDLQLTRQHDINRMKMIDSYKGVRHKRGQKVRGQRTKSTGRTEGTIGVNVEEIREEQAEEGGDEEGGE; encoded by the coding sequence ATGAGCGCGGAAGAACCCCAAGAACAAGAAGAGGACGAAGACCTTCAGTACTTCGTCCGTATCGGTCAGACCGACCTTGACGGGACGAAGTCCGTCGAGCGCTCGCTGACGGAGATGAACGGGATCGGTCACCGGACCGCCCGGATCATCGCCCAGGAGGCGGGCGTGGACCGAACGGCGACGTTCGGTCGACTCGACGACGACGTCATCGACGAGGTCGTCGAACTCGTAGAGAACTACGCCGACGAAGTTCCCGACTGGCTCAACAACCGTCCGGAGGACTTCTACACCGGCGAAACGACCCACGAGATCGGCAACGATCTCCAGCTGACCCGCCAGCACGACATCAACCGGATGAAGATGATTGACTCCTACAAGGGCGTTCGCCACAAGCGCGGCCAGAAGGTCCGCGGCCAGCGAACGAAGTCCACCGGTCGTACGGAGGGCACCATCGGGGTCAACGTCGAAGAGATCCGCGAAGAACAGGCCGAAGAAGGCGGCGACGAGGAGGGTGGTGAATAA
- a CDS encoding 30S ribosomal protein S4, with the protein MPLGTKTKQYETPNHPYQGERIANEHSLIDRYGLKNKEELWRAQSELRSYRREARDLLGQAQGDETVQRRSEEFLGRLKRVGILDEADELGAVLSLEVEDILERRLQTVVYRKGLANTTQQARQFITHGHIVVDGQRHRVPSYVVDVDEEDLVEFDETSPLADELHPERAEGQ; encoded by the coding sequence ATGCCGCTCGGAACGAAGACCAAGCAGTACGAGACTCCGAATCACCCCTACCAGGGTGAGCGCATCGCCAACGAACACTCCCTTATCGACCGCTACGGCCTCAAGAACAAGGAAGAGCTCTGGCGCGCACAGTCCGAGCTTCGCTCCTACCGCCGCGAGGCCCGCGACCTGCTCGGCCAGGCCCAGGGCGACGAAACCGTCCAACGGCGCTCCGAGGAGTTCCTCGGTCGACTCAAGCGCGTCGGCATCCTCGACGAAGCCGACGAGCTCGGCGCCGTCCTGTCGCTCGAGGTCGAAGACATCCTCGAGCGCCGACTCCAGACGGTCGTCTACCGGAAGGGGCTGGCGAACACGACCCAGCAGGCCCGCCAGTTCATCACGCACGGCCACATCGTGGTCGACGGGCAGCGCCACCGGGTTCCGTCCTACGTCGTCGACGTCGACGAGGAGGACCTCGTCGAGTTCGACGAGACGAGCCCGCTTGCGGACGAACTCCACCCCGAACGAGCGGAGGGTCAGTAA
- a CDS encoding 30S ribosomal protein S11 codes for MSQDDEKWGIAHVHASFNNTIMTVTDLTGAETIAKSSGGTAVKQNRDEASPYAAMQMAESVAEEVKAAGITGLHVRVRGPGGNLQKSPGPGAQATIRALARSGIEIGRIEDVTPIPHDGSRAPKGKGGY; via the coding sequence ATGAGTCAGGACGACGAAAAGTGGGGCATCGCCCACGTGCACGCATCGTTTAACAACACGATCATGACCGTGACGGACCTCACGGGCGCGGAAACGATCGCCAAGTCCTCCGGCGGGACGGCGGTCAAGCAGAACCGCGACGAGGCGTCGCCGTACGCGGCCATGCAGATGGCCGAGTCCGTCGCCGAGGAGGTCAAGGCTGCGGGCATCACCGGACTCCACGTGCGAGTCCGTGGCCCCGGCGGCAACCTCCAGAAGTCCCCCGGTCCCGGCGCGCAGGCGACGATCCGCGCGCTCGCCCGCTCGGGCATCGAGATCGGACGCATCGAGGACGTCACGCCGATCCCGCACGACGGATCGCGCGCACCCAAAGGCAAGGGCGGCTACTAG
- a CDS encoding DNA-directed RNA polymerase subunit D: protein MSEEYDVEFVERDDREARFLVRGVTPAFANGIRRAMLADVPTMAIDTVRFVENSSVMFDEQLALRLGLVPLTTPPEDEFGEDATVTLSIDVEGPATAYSGDLESSDDLVQPADENVPIIELKDGQRLEAEADAVLDRGKDHAKHQGGVAVGYRHLQRVVVEDDLPEFEEPEAQIVRGVVEDDGELVPTSEFDHDLSNRYPDKQVSVEDVPNAFVFHVETDGSFTVEELVTRAAETLESRATELEDAVQL from the coding sequence ATGAGCGAAGAGTACGACGTCGAGTTCGTCGAACGCGACGACCGCGAGGCGCGGTTCCTCGTCCGCGGCGTGACGCCTGCGTTCGCCAACGGCATCCGCCGCGCGATGCTTGCCGACGTGCCGACGATGGCGATCGATACCGTTCGCTTCGTCGAGAACTCGTCGGTGATGTTCGACGAGCAACTCGCCTTGCGTCTCGGGCTCGTCCCGCTGACGACCCCGCCGGAAGACGAGTTCGGCGAGGACGCCACCGTCACACTCTCGATCGACGTCGAAGGGCCCGCAACCGCCTACTCCGGCGATCTCGAGTCCAGCGACGACCTCGTCCAGCCCGCGGACGAGAACGTGCCGATCATCGAACTCAAGGACGGCCAGCGGCTCGAGGCCGAGGCCGACGCCGTACTCGATCGCGGGAAGGACCACGCCAAGCATCAGGGCGGCGTCGCGGTCGGCTACCGGCACCTCCAGCGGGTCGTCGTCGAAGACGACCTGCCGGAGTTCGAGGAGCCCGAGGCCCAGATCGTCCGCGGCGTCGTCGAGGACGACGGCGAACTCGTTCCCACGAGCGAGTTCGACCACGACCTCTCGAACCGCTACCCTGACAAGCAGGTGTCGGTCGAGGACGTGCCCAACGCCTTCGTCTTCCACGTGGAGACGGACGGCTCCTTTACCGTCGAAGAGCTCGTGACTCGAGCCGCCGAGACGCTCGAATCGCGCGCAACCGAACTCGAAGACGCAGTACAGCTTTAG
- a CDS encoding 50S ribosomal protein L18e yields the protein MSSKTNPRLNDLIAELKSTSRETDADVWRDIADRLEKPRRTHAEVNLGRIERYAREEETVVVPGKVLGSGALQKSVTVAAVDFSSSAETKIDQVGETVQLEQLLEENPEGSDVRVIA from the coding sequence ATGAGTAGCAAAACGAATCCGAGGCTCAATGATCTCATCGCCGAGCTGAAGTCGACGTCCCGCGAGACGGACGCCGACGTCTGGCGAGACATCGCGGATCGACTCGAGAAGCCCCGGCGTACCCACGCTGAGGTTAACCTGGGCCGCATCGAGCGATACGCACGCGAAGAAGAGACCGTCGTCGTTCCCGGCAAGGTGCTGGGTTCGGGCGCACTGCAGAAGTCGGTCACCGTCGCAGCCGTCGACTTCAGTTCGTCGGCCGAGACGAAGATCGATCAGGTCGGCGAGACCGTACAGCTCGAGCAACTGCTCGAAGAGAACCCCGAAGGATCCGACGTGCGGGTGATCGCATGA
- a CDS encoding 50S ribosomal protein L13 → MSVNISDFDADVVVDARDCILGRVASEVAQRALDGERVAVVNAEDAVITGDKEDIFQTYRKRLQLGSDSGPYYPKRPDTIFKRSIRGMLPYKKPRGREAFENVRVYVGNPYEDEQDAQILEGTSLDRLSNIRFVHLGEVADQLGANVTW, encoded by the coding sequence ATGAGTGTAAACATTTCCGACTTCGACGCCGACGTCGTCGTCGACGCCCGAGACTGCATTCTCGGTCGCGTCGCCAGCGAGGTCGCCCAGCGCGCGCTCGACGGCGAGCGCGTCGCGGTGGTCAACGCCGAGGACGCGGTCATCACCGGCGACAAGGAAGACATCTTCCAGACCTACCGCAAGCGACTCCAGCTCGGCTCCGACAGCGGTCCCTACTACCCGAAGCGACCGGACACGATCTTCAAGCGGTCCATCCGGGGCATGCTGCCGTACAAGAAGCCGCGCGGTCGCGAGGCGTTCGAAAACGTCCGCGTCTACGTCGGCAACCCCTACGAAGACGAGCAGGACGCCCAGATCCTCGAGGGGACGTCGCTGGATCGACTTTCGAACATCCGCTTCGTCCACCTGGGCGAAGTCGCAGACCAACTGGGTGCTAACGTCACATGGTAA
- a CDS encoding 30S ribosomal protein S9 yields the protein MVTNTSGKKKTAVARATVRDGEGRVRINSKPVELVEPEMSRLKMLEPFRIAGEDLRSEMDIDVRVEGGGISGQADAVRTAIARGIVQHTNDAELRDAFMEFDRSLLVNDVRQSEPKKWGGPGARARYQKSYR from the coding sequence ATGGTAACCAACACGAGTGGCAAGAAAAAGACGGCCGTCGCTCGCGCCACCGTGCGCGACGGAGAGGGTCGCGTGCGAATCAACTCCAAGCCGGTCGAGCTGGTCGAGCCGGAAATGTCCCGGCTCAAGATGCTCGAGCCGTTCCGCATCGCGGGAGAGGACCTGCGAAGCGAGATGGACATCGACGTCCGCGTCGAGGGTGGCGGTATCAGCGGGCAGGCAGACGCCGTCCGCACCGCGATCGCACGCGGCATCGTCCAGCACACCAACGACGCCGAGCTCCGGGACGCGTTCATGGAGTTCGACCGCTCGCTGCTGGTCAACGACGTTCGCCAGTCCGAACCGAAGAAGTGGGGCGGCCCCGGTGCGCGGGCCCGCTACCAGAAGTCCTACCGCTAA
- a CDS encoding DNA-directed RNA polymerase subunit N translates to MMVPVRCFTCGNVVGEHWEEFDERANEGDEDPQKVLDDLGVDRYCCRRMLVSHTDLVDVVSPYQ, encoded by the coding sequence ATGATGGTACCGGTCCGGTGTTTCACCTGTGGCAACGTCGTCGGCGAACACTGGGAAGAGTTCGACGAGCGAGCCAACGAGGGCGACGAGGACCCACAGAAGGTTCTCGACGACCTCGGTGTCGACCGCTACTGCTGTCGGCGGATGCTCGTCAGTCACACCGACCTCGTCGACGTCGTCTCCCCCTACCAGTAA
- a CDS encoding DNA-directed RNA polymerase subunit K: protein MQQQRHNRYEKARILGARALQVSYGAPVLIETDQTQPILIAAEEYDAGVLPFTVKRGNE, encoded by the coding sequence ATGCAACAGCAACGACACAACCGCTACGAGAAGGCGCGAATCCTCGGTGCGCGAGCGCTGCAGGTGTCCTACGGGGCGCCCGTGCTGATCGAGACGGATCAGACGCAGCCGATCCTGATCGCCGCCGAAGAGTACGACGCCGGCGTGTTGCCCTTTACCGTCAAACGAGGGAACGAGTGA
- the eno gene encoding phosphopyruvate hydratase, protein MTLITDIRLRRILDSRGNPTVEADVVTESGGFGRAAAPSGASTGEYEAVERPPTEAIAAAREHAVPRLVGEAYAGNQREVDSILRAADGTDDFSEIGANSAVAISMAAAKAGADVLGAPLFQHLGGTFRGENFPTPLGNVVGGGEHAADATDIQEFLAAPVGAPSVEDAVFANAAVHAEVADLLEERGHPSGKGDEGAWAPSIDDSEAFEIVDEAVSTVQDDVGFNIGFGLDVAAAEMYDADSETYEYESAGVSRDTEEQIEYIAELVDEYDLVYVEDPLDEDDYDAFAELTDEVGDQTLICGDDLFVTNTDRLVDGIDRGAANSILIKPNQIGTLSDAFDAIELATQNGYDSVISHRSGETEDTTIAHLAVATDAPFIKTGAVGGERTAKLNELIRIADDAT, encoded by the coding sequence ATGACGCTAATCACCGACATTCGACTCCGACGGATCCTCGACTCGCGCGGCAACCCGACCGTTGAAGCCGACGTCGTCACCGAGAGCGGCGGCTTCGGCCGCGCAGCAGCACCGAGCGGTGCCAGTACCGGCGAGTACGAAGCCGTCGAGCGACCGCCGACCGAGGCGATCGCCGCGGCCCGCGAACACGCCGTCCCCCGCCTCGTCGGGGAGGCCTACGCCGGCAACCAGCGCGAGGTCGACTCGATCCTGCGCGCCGCCGACGGCACGGACGACTTCTCCGAGATCGGTGCCAACAGCGCGGTCGCTATTTCGATGGCCGCCGCAAAGGCCGGCGCCGACGTGCTCGGCGCCCCGCTGTTCCAGCACTTAGGCGGCACCTTCCGCGGAGAGAACTTCCCGACGCCGCTCGGTAACGTCGTCGGCGGCGGCGAACACGCCGCCGACGCGACCGACATTCAGGAGTTCCTCGCGGCACCCGTCGGCGCACCGAGCGTCGAGGACGCCGTCTTCGCGAACGCGGCCGTCCACGCCGAAGTCGCCGACCTGCTCGAGGAGCGCGGACATCCCTCCGGCAAGGGTGACGAGGGCGCATGGGCGCCCTCGATCGACGACAGCGAGGCGTTCGAAATCGTCGACGAGGCGGTGTCGACGGTGCAGGACGACGTCGGCTTCAACATCGGCTTCGGCCTCGACGTCGCGGCCGCCGAGATGTACGACGCCGACTCGGAAACCTACGAGTACGAGTCCGCCGGCGTCAGCCGCGACACCGAGGAACAGATCGAGTACATCGCGGAGCTGGTCGACGAGTACGACCTCGTCTACGTCGAGGACCCGCTCGATGAGGACGACTACGACGCCTTCGCCGAACTCACCGACGAGGTCGGCGACCAGACGCTGATCTGCGGTGACGACCTGTTCGTCACGAACACCGACCGTCTCGTCGACGGGATCGATCGCGGCGCGGCAAACAGCATCCTGATCAAGCCGAACCAGATCGGGACGCTTTCCGACGCCTTCGACGCGATCGAACTCGCCACGCAGAACGGCTACGACTCGGTTATCTCCCACCGCTCGGGCGAGACCGAGGACACGACGATCGCACACCTCGCCGTCGCGACCGACGCACCGTTCATCAAGACCGGTGCCGTCGGCGGCGAGCGAACCGCAAAGCTCAACGAGCTCATTCGAATCGCAGACGACGCGACATGA